TTTTATTTTTTGCATATGGCGACGATACTGTGTGTTTATATATTCATTTAATTATCATTGATATAGTGCATAGGGATTTGCAAAATAGACCTCACACCCCAAAGCTTCCTCTATCTTTCTATAATGGTTAAACTCTTTCCCATTATCGAAAGTGAGAGTGATGGTGGATTATGTATATCAGTATTCACAAATGTTGCTACATATAATAAATTGTAAATATAAGCATATACATTTTGATAAAATTTTAAAGTTTTCAGATAAAGGAATTAATGGTGAAATAAAATAGAAAATTAAGATCAAGGTAAGTAGCGTAATTAGTATTCTGAAATCAGAGGAGGTTGATAAAGGTGTAATTGGAAATATAGTGAGTTATCATTCCTATAAATTTCAAATAGAAGAGATAATAATGGGGAAAAAACAAAAGCAATTGTTGTAATATATTTGAATAAGAAATAACGCAATTGTTATTATTCCAGAAGATAAAAATTATGGATTCAAGCAAGGTGCACACAGATGAGCGTGCACTGTGGCAATGGTTGAGACTCTTTACAATGGCACGCAATCAACGAGTATTACCATGAGCTGTCGCCACAGCCTTTGTGTAAAGGGATAATAAGGGCAGCAGGAGCTGATGTTTGAAGCCACACTGCCCTTGGGAAAGGTGTGCTAAAATATGTAAAATTATTGATACAACAATTTAATTATTGTTTTAGAAAAAAATAAAAAGCTATTACTTACCAAAAAGTTGTCGTATTACCTGCAGTATTGGTTGGGGCAAAGCGTGTGGTTGTTTGCCTGCTGCAAGTGAATAATAATACACCATCGACACTTTCTCAAGCATTTCTGCATGAAGGCATGCCTGTTCAAGGTTTTTGCCCAAAGATATGGCTCCATGATTTTGTATGATGTAACATTTACATTTGTTTGTTACTGTAGCGGCAACATTTGCTGCCAATTCAGGAGTACCTGATAATGCATAGGGCACAAATGCAACTTCATCACCAATGGCAAATGCAATCTCATCAAACATGGCTGGCAGTGGCTTTTCAATATTCATAACCGATAGTATGCTGGCATATATCTGATGTGTGTGCACCACTGCGTTGCAATCAGACCTGTCTTTATAGATTGCAAGATGTAGTGATAGTTCCATGGTGGGCTTTTTTCCTTCAATGACAGTTTGGTTGTAATCCACAATGCAGATATCATCAGTGGTCATATCCTTATACGGAAGACTTGAAGGTGTAACTGCAATGGCATCTTCATTTTCAATTCTACACGATATGTTGCCGCCGCTGCCTAATTTTGTTCCAAAGAATCCATGTTCGTTAAGCCATTTACACCAGTATAAAATTTGTTCCTTATATTGCGTGTACTTTGACATTGTGGCCCTCCTGTAGTAAAATAACTTATCCTGAAATGACAAATGCCTGAAAAAAGAAACATTGCAACACGTTCTTATAAAATTAATCTTTTATGAACCAATTAATTGCGATTCCTTTAACTGTAATGTTAATAATGCATTTATTACCATTAGAACAATAAATGCAATCATAAACGGGGTCATTGCTCCTGTTTCAGTTCTGAAAGCGTCCATTGCAAATATAAAGATGATTCCTGATATTTGTCCTGACAGTAATAGTAATCCCTGTGAACTTGATTCGGGCGCAGGATAAGAGATTTCGGCAGCATACTGAAATCCAATTGGTCCAGCACTCATCATAAAAAAGCCTAAGATAAAACTGGAAATTAACAATACAGTAAAGTTGTTTGCAAATGTTAACCCTGCAAGCCCCGGTACAACCAATGACATGCAAAGTGTTAAGAATGCTTTTCGCTTTCTGTAATGATCCGATAACAGTGGAAGGATAATGGCTCCAAGAATACCACCTGCCATCATGGATGCACCGGTAATTCCCGCTTGTTCTGAGTTGAATCCACGAGGCTGTAAGATCTGCTCAATCCATGTTGTTACAGCATTAAACATCCCCAGACCAATAAAGAAAAGAAGTATTACCAGCCACATCTGCTTTAAACTGAATATATGTTTGAGCCCTTCTTTTACCCTGAAACGATCTTCCTGTCCCTTTTCACATGGTGGGGTGGGTGGTTCTTCTTTCATGAACACAATAAATACAACTGAAATAGCACAACTGATGATACCATATATATACATTGTCTGAGGTATGTTGTAGGAGTGTACAAGAAATGGTGT
This DNA window, taken from Spirochaetota bacterium, encodes the following:
- a CDS encoding class II aldolase/adducin family protein, producing MSKYTQYKEQILYWCKWLNEHGFFGTKLGSGGNISCRIENEDAIAVTPSSLPYKDMTTDDICIVDYNQTVIEGKKPTMELSLHLAIYKDRSDCNAVVHTHQIYASILSVMNIEKPLPAMFDEIAFAIGDEVAFVPYALSGTPELAANVAATVTNKCKCYIIQNHGAISLGKNLEQACLHAEMLEKVSMVYYYSLAAGKQPHALPQPILQVIRQLFGK
- a CDS encoding MFS transporter, which produces MTQDIKVYGYRWIILFIFALLNIAIQIHWISFASITSEAAAYYNVTPLSIGLLSMLFMIVYVFISIPASYIIDTHGIKLGIGIGAALIGIFGLIKGLYAQSFVIIVITQIALAIAQPFILNAYTRLSAKWFPIEERATATGIASLAQYLGIICGLAATPFLVHSYNIPQTMYIYGIISCAISVVFIVFMKEEPPTPPCEKGQEDRFRVKEGLKHIFSLKQMWLVILLFFIGLGMFNAVTTWIEQILQPRGFNSEQAGITGASMMAGGILGAIILPLLSDHYRKRKAFLTLCMSLVVPGLAGLTFANNFTVLLISSFILGFFMMSAGPIGFQYAAEISYPAPESSSQGLLLLSGQISGIIFIFAMDAFRTETGAMTPFMIAFIVLMVINALLTLQLKESQLIGS